The Kiritimatiellia bacterium genomic interval ACCGCGTGTGGACGGCGCTGGCCAACTCGGGGTTTCCGCCTCCCCGTGGTCGCACCACGATCAACCTGGCGCCCGCGGACCTGCGCAAGGAAGGACCGATCTACGATCTGCCGATCGCGCTGGGCACGCTGGTGGCCACCGGCGCGCTGGATGGCAGCCGGCTGGAGGGGCTGGCCGCCGTCGGCGAGCTGGCGCTCAGCGGCGAAGTGCGGCGCGTGCGCGGCGTGCTGCCGATCGCGGTCGGCGCCCGCCGCGCGGGGCTGCGGGGCATCCTTGTACCGCCGGAGAACGGCGAGGAGGCCGCGGTGGTGGAGGGGCTAGAGGTCTATCCGGTGGACACGCTGCGGGATGCGGCGGACTTTCTGGCGGGCGCTTTGCAGATCCCGCCGCTCCGACTCGATGCGGCCCAACGGTTCGCCGAGAGCTGGCAGGCCGCGGAGGACTTCGCCGACGTGAAGGGCCAGGAGTTCGCCAAGCGCGCGATCGAGGTCGCGGTCGCCGGCGGTCACAACCTGCTGGCGATCGGGCCACCGGGAACCGGCAAGACGATGCTCGCGCGGCGGGTACCCTCGATCCTGCCGCCAATGACGCTCGAAGAAGCGCTCGAGGTGACGAAGATCCACAGCATCGCCGGTACGCTGGCCTCGCACCAGCCGCTGGTGACAACCCGGCCGTTCCGCGCCCCGCACCACACCATCTCCGACGCGGGCCTGCTCGGCGGCGGCACCCATCCGATGCCCGGCGAGGTGAGCCTCGCGCATCACGGCGTGCTATTCCTCGACGAACTTCCGGAGTTTCACCGCAACGTGCTCGAGGTGCTGCGCCAACCACTCGAGGACGGGTTCGTGACGATTTCGCGCGCCGCCGCCGCGGTGACGTTCCCCTGCCGGTTCATGCTCGTCGCCGCGATGAACCCCTGCCCGTGCGGATACTTCGGCGACGTGCAGCGCGAATGTCGCTGCACCCCGCTGCAGATCCAGCGCTACCGCAACCGGATCTCCGGCCCGCTGCTGGACCGCATTGACCTGCACATCGAGGTGCCGTCGGTGCGCTACGCGGAGCTCGCCAGCCTCGACCGCGGCGAACCCTCCGCCGCGATCCGCGAGCGCGTGGTCGCCGCGCGCCGGCGCCAGCAGGAACGGTTCCGCGATATCCCCGGCGTCCACTGCAACGCCGCGATGCGAGCCGCGGAAGTGCAGCGGTACGCGCGGCCGGACGCGGCCGGCGGCGAGCTGCTGCGCGCGGCGGTGACGGACCTGCACCTGAGCGCGCGCGCCTACGACCGCATCCTGAAAGTCGCGCGAACGATCGCGGATCTCGACGGCTCCGACGAGGTGCGCGCGGCGCACGTGTCCGAGGCGATTCAGTACCGGACGCTGGACCGGCAGGTGTGGGCGTGAACCGACCGGCCGCCGCCGCGCTGCTGGCCGTCGCTGGCGTCGCCGCGGCGGGCGAGTCGTACGTGCCGCTCGAGGCGCTCGCGCGCAGCTGGAGCATGACGGTCACGCGCTCGTCGAAGACGCTCGTCGAGCTGCGCGGCGAGCGGACCACCCTTCAGTTCCAGCCGCTCACCCGCCAGCTCCGCGTGAACGGCACGCTCGTGTGGTTGAACGATACCGTCCGCGAGGACCGCGGCCGCTGGGCGCTCAACATCGCCGACCGCGTCGGCACGGTTGAGCCGATCCTGTGGCCGAGCCGCCATCTGGCGGGCCGCTCCGCCACACTCGTGCTGCTGGATCCGGGCCACGGGGGCGACGACCCGGGCGCGTCCGGTCCGGACGGCCTGCTGGAAAAGTTTCTCACGCTCGACCTCGCGCGTCGTGTACGGGTGCACCTCGCAAACGCGGGCATTCGCTCGATGCTCACGCGCGACGCGGACCGCACGCTCGGGCTCGACGAGCGCGCCGCACTGATCCGGCGGCACCGCGCGCAGGTGTTCGTGAGCCTCCACTTCAACACCGCCGCGTCGCGCGAGATCTGCGGCGTCGAGACCTTTGTGCTGACGCCGCGCGGCTACCAGTCCACCGCCGGCGGTGAGAGCGCGGCCTGGCGGCAGAGCGCATTTCCGGGGAACCGTCACGACAGCGCGAACGTGGTGCTCGCCTATCAGATTCAACGCTCGCTGCGGCAGTGGCTGGGGCCCGCGCACGACCGCGGACTCCGGCGCGCACGTTTTCAGGTGCTGCGCGAGGCGACCTGCCCCGCGGTGCTGGTCGAGTGCGGCTTCCTCAGCCACCCCGCGACCGCCCGGCGGCTGCGCTCGGCGGAATATCTGGATGCGCTCGCGCAACGCGTCGCGCTCGGCGTCCAGGACTA includes:
- a CDS encoding YifB family Mg chelatase-like AAA ATPase, whose translation is MLATIRSGAVVGVDAVPVEIEVNAGGGDPKTILVGLPDTAVRESIDRVWTALANSGFPPPRGRTTINLAPADLRKEGPIYDLPIALGTLVATGALDGSRLEGLAAVGELALSGEVRRVRGVLPIAVGARRAGLRGILVPPENGEEAAVVEGLEVYPVDTLRDAADFLAGALQIPPLRLDAAQRFAESWQAAEDFADVKGQEFAKRAIEVAVAGGHNLLAIGPPGTGKTMLARRVPSILPPMTLEEALEVTKIHSIAGTLASHQPLVTTRPFRAPHHTISDAGLLGGGTHPMPGEVSLAHHGVLFLDELPEFHRNVLEVLRQPLEDGFVTISRAAAAVTFPCRFMLVAAMNPCPCGYFGDVQRECRCTPLQIQRYRNRISGPLLDRIDLHIEVPSVRYAELASLDRGEPSAAIRERVVAARRRQQERFRDIPGVHCNAAMRAAEVQRYARPDAAGGELLRAAVTDLHLSARAYDRILKVARTIADLDGSDEVRAAHVSEAIQYRTLDRQVWA
- a CDS encoding N-acetylmuramoyl-L-alanine amidase, whose translation is MNRPAAAALLAVAGVAAAGESYVPLEALARSWSMTVTRSSKTLVELRGERTTLQFQPLTRQLRVNGTLVWLNDTVREDRGRWALNIADRVGTVEPILWPSRHLAGRSATLVLLDPGHGGDDPGASGPDGLLEKFLTLDLARRVRVHLANAGIRSMLTRDADRTLGLDERAALIRRHRAQVFVSLHFNTAASREICGVETFVLTPRGYQSTAGGESAAWRQSAFPGNRHDSANVVLAYQIQRSLRQWLGPAHDRGLRRARFQVLREATCPAVLVECGFLSHPATARRLRSAEYLDALAQRVALGVQDYVRLVRAAAPAR